The DNA window GGATTCGCCAAGCGAGGATTCGCGCGCGAACGCCGCCTGCAACAAGTTGACGGTTGCGAGGGTACCCGCCGCCGCGGAGACGCCCTTGCGACTTTCATCCACCAGCGGCATCTAACTCTAGTGATACGATAAGCAGTTCGCGCACTGATATCCGCGGGAGGCAAGATGGCAAGCAATTCCACATTCGAAGTCACCGACCAGAATTTCGAGCAGGACGTGCTCAAGAGCGATAAGCCGGTCCTGGTAGATTTCTGGGCCGCATGGTGCGGTCCATGTAAGGCGCTCGCGCCCATTGTCGACGAGTTGGCGACCCAGTTCGAGGGCAAGGTCAAGGTCGGCAAGATGGACGTCGACCGCAATCCCTCCACCCCAATGCGCTACCAGGTGCGCGGCATCCCCACGCTCATCATCTATAAGGACGGACAGGTGAAGGAGCAGATCGTCGGCTACGTCGCCAAGGAGAAGATCGAGCAGGCGATGGAGAAGTACGTTTAAGAAGTCGCTGGTCGCTGGTCGCTAGCCTCTAGCAAAAAGCAAAGCCGAGCTAGCCTCGAGCAAAACACAAAAGCCGAGCATCGCGCTCGGCTTTTATTTTTCTTAACGCTTTCGCCTTTTTTCCCTAACCTAGCTCTTCTTCGCGGGACTTCCATGCTCGCGACTAGAGACTAGAGACTAGAGACTAGAGACTAGAGACTTCCTCTAGTACTTCCTGAGCACCCCGATCACCCGCCCCTGCACCGCCACCGACTGTGCCGGCAGCACGATGGGCGGCATGGTGGCATTCGAGGGTTGCAGCCGGATCTGCGCATCTTCCTTGTACATGCGCTTGAGCGTGGTCTCGGAACCTTCGACCAGCGCCACGACCATCTCGCCGCTGCGCGCCGTGTTGGTCTTCTCCACCAGCACGTAGTCGCCGCTCATGATGTGCTCGTCGATCATCGACTCGCCCGTCACCTCGAGCACGTAGACGTCTCGCGACCGCGTGATGTCCGCCAGCGAGATGGTCTCCGGATTCTCCAAAGTCTCTACCGGCCGTCCCGCGGCGATCCTGCCCATCAGCGGCAGGGACATGCCTGCCCCCACCGAAGCGGCCGCCGCGGCCGCGGCCAGCGACTTCTTCAGCGCTCCCTTGGGCGCCAGAATGTCGATCGAGCGGCTGCGGTTGTAGTCGCGTTTGAGCAGCCCTTTTTTCTCCAGGTTGGAAACATGTTTGTGGACGGTCGCGAGCGAACTCAGCTCCATGCCCTGCCCGATCTCTTCGAACGAGGGTGAGTAGCCGTTGCGCGCCACGAAGTCGGCAATGAAGTCGTAGACCTGCTTCTGTCGCTTGGTCAGTGCCATGCACAGAGTGTTGGCGAACACAAAGCGAATGTCAAGCGAAAAGATGGCGTTCCGCTTTGCAGCCGCTATTTCTGCCCGATGGCAGCGCGCGCCCGCATCCCTCGCGTCACGAAGTAAGCCACTGTGAGCGCCGCTAGTGCGGCCACTCCGCTCGTCAGGGTCATGCGCAGCGGCGTCACCCACATCGCGCAGACTGCGGCCCCCATCCCCACGAACGCGAGCGCCGAACTGACCGCGCCACCCGGCACGCGCAGCGCCAACGCGGCCACTTGCTCGCGCGACATCCGTCGCCGGAAGACAATGTGCGCGGCGAGCGCGACCATCCACGCGATGGCGCCGCAGAACAGCGCCACGCCCAGCATGTGCAGGAAGGCCGTCTCCGGATAGCGCGCCGTGATCCACGCCGCCCCCGCGATGCCCGCGCTCGAAGCGAGGAGCGAGCGCAGCGGTGAGCCGTGCCGCGTCAGTTTCCCCAGCCCCGCCGGAGCGTAGCCGGTGCGGGCCAGCGAGAAGCCCATGCGCGCGGCCACGTAGAGACTGGCATTGGCGCCGGAGAGCGCCGCTGTCAGCACCACAAAGTTCATCACGTCGCTGGCTCGCGTGAGCCCTGCTTGCCGGAACACCGTCACGAACGGACTCTCCGCCACCCCCGCCTGCTGCCACGGCATCACGCCCACCAGCACGGTTATCGCCCCAATGTAGATGGACGCCAGCATCGCGAACATGATCTTGGTGGCGCGCGCCACCTCCTGCGGCGACCTCGCTTCACCCGACGAGATGGCCACCATCTCCACTCCGCCGAAGGTGAAGATGGCGAATGCGGTCGCGATCAGCGGCGCGACCATGCCGTGCGGGAAGAATCCGCCGTCCGCGGTGTAATGCGGCGCCACGCGCCCGCTTCCGAGGAACGCGGCGCCGAGCGCCATGAATCCCACGATGGTGACGACCTTCAGCATCGCGAACCAGTACTCGAACCACGCATACGACCGCACCGGACGCAGGTTCACACCCACCAGCAACCCACCAAAGCCGAGCACGAGCACCCACGCCGGCACGCCCGGGAACCAGTAGCGCGCGTAGGTCGCCGCGGCGACCATCTCCGATCCGATCGACCCCACCATCGCCAGCCAGTAGCCGTAGCGCGAGACGAACCCTGCCCACGGGTTCAGGTAAAGCTCGCCGTAGACGCCGAACGAGCCCGCTGCCGGATGCACGCTCGCCATCTCGCCCATCGCCAGCGCCACCACGCCCATGATGAGCGCGGCCAGCACGTAGCTCACGATCACCGACGGCCCCGCCAGCTTGATCGCCGCCCCCGAGCCCAGCAACAGGCCGGTGCCGATGGAGCCGCCCACGGCGACCATCGCCATCTGCCCGGCGGAGAGCTCGCGCCGCAGCCCGGCTTCATTGCCGTCCTGGGTTTGTGGTTGGTTGATTGGCATTTCCGGTCTAGCGATCCCGACTCACGTCCCGAACCCGCCGCGGGTGAGGAAGCCCGATAGCGTCTACCAAGCCTGCGGGAGGGCCGCTCATCATAAACCCTGCCGGGCATAGGCTTCCTCGCTGCGCTCGGAATGGAAAATCCTCGATTCCGGGGTTTTCCCTGATTGCTGCGCCCCGCGTCTTCCGCATACAATACGCATGCCTCACCGTTCGCCCATCGAGTTTTGCTGCCTCTTCGCGATGGACCCAGTGACCCAGTGACCCAGTGTCGCCCGGGCCCGCCTCGCAGATGCAGCGGCGTTATGGTCGCGCAGGGCCCTCCCCATGGCAGACATCGCGAAGCGTCTCGAAAAAGCCGATAAGTATCTCCAGAAGGGCAAACAGAAAGACGCTCTCGAGGAATACCTCGCCATCCTCGACGACGATCCCAATCAAGACGCTGTTCGCCAGTCCGCTGCCGACCTCTGCATCGCGCTCGGCGATCCCGGCGAAGCCGCCAAGCACCTGAGCACGCTCTTCGACCGGCAAGCGCAGAGCGGCAATGCCGCCGGCGCGCTCAACACTTACAAGAAGCTCGTCCGCGCCGGACAGCCCACCGTCGATCAGGTCCTCAAGCATGCGCAGTTCGCGGAGAAGAAGGGTGACAAGAAGGAAGCCACCGAAGGTTTCCACGCCGCGGCCAAGGCGCTGCTCGCCGCCGGACGAAAGAAAGATGCCGCCACCGCCTACAAGTCGCTCGTCGTGCTCGAGCCCTCGCTCGACAACTGGAAGCAATTCGCCGATCTCTCCGCCGAGACGGGCGACGCGAAGGCGGCCGGCGAAGCTTACTTTCAAGCGGCGGAGCTGGAGAAGAAGGCTGGCGCCGATCCGCTGGCCACGCTCGCGCGCGGCTACGGGCTCGATGCCGCGAACACGCCGCTGGCCATCGCGTATGGCGCCGCGCTCACCGACAACCAGCAAGCCGCCGCTGCCATCGCGATCCTCGAGCCGCTGGCGACGATGGCGAACTCCGCTCCCGAAGCTCGCGAGCCGTATGCGCGCGCGCTCATCGGCGCGGATCGTCCACTCGAGGCGGAGCCCTTCGTCTGGGAGCTGTTCGAGAAAGATCCCGCGCGTTACATGGATAGCGTCGGCCTGATCGTCGGCGCGCTCATCTCCGCCGAGCATCATGGGAAAGCGCTCGCGCTCTCCCATAAGCTGGAAGAGCACGAGATCAAGCGCGGCCGCCGCCGCGAGTACGTGGAGTTCATCAAGGGAGTGACGGAAGCGCATCCTCCCGCGCCCGAGTTCCTCGAGTACCTGGTCGAGATCTTCAACGCTTCCAATCGCGAAGCCGACTACTGCAACACCCTGGTCAAGCTGTTCGAGCTTTACTACGCCATGGGAAACTTTCTCAAGGCGAGCGATTCGCTCGACCGCGCTGCCGAAGTGGATCCCTACGAGCCCGGACACAAGAAGCGCCTCGAGATGGTGCGCGGCAAGATCGATCTGAACCGCTTCAACACCATCGCCAACCGCTTTGCCGCGGCCGGTGGCGGGCCCGGCGATGACCAGCCGCAGCAGAAAATGCCGGAGAGCGAGCCCACCGTGCTCGAAGACTTCATCCTCCAGGCCGAGATCTACATCCAGTACGGCATGCGCTCCAAGGCCATCGAGCGTCTCGAGCGCGTCAACAAACTTTTTCCGCACGAGGAAGACAAGAACGAGAAGCTGCGCAACCTTTATATGAACGCGGGCATGGTGCCGAAATATGACGGCGCCCCCGCCACTCCTGCCCCGGCTTCAAGTCGCGGCCCGGCTCAGGCCGCCGCCGCGCCGCCGGCCCCCATGCCGCAGCCCATGCACGACGAGAGCGCGGTCGACAATATCTCGCGCGTCACCGAGATCACACGCAACATCTATCGCCAATCGAACGTGAAGGGCGTGCTCTTTGCCGCCGTCAACGACGTGGGCCGCCACTTTGGCGCCAGCCGCTGCATCGCCGGGCTCTGTGTTCCGGGCAAGCCACCCTCGGCGGCGCTCGAATACTGCGCGCCCGGCGTGAAGCAGTCGGACGTGATGGCCATCGTGAAGCTGCTCGGCATCCTGCAGCAGATCGCCATGGAGCAGGGCTTCGTCTCACTCCCCGACGCGCCCGCCGCACCCGAGCTGGGTCCGGTGCTGCCTTTCCTCAACCAGCTCGACATCCGCTCTATCCTCGCCGTGCCGCTGCTGGATGGCGACGAGCAAGCCGGCATGATCATCCTCGAGCAATGCGGCAAGACGCGCGAGTGGCGCGAGACCGACATCGTCGTGTTGCGCACCATCGCCGACCAGACCGCGCTCGCCTGCTCGAACGCCAAACTGCGCTCGCTGATGAAGACGCTGGCCGTCACCGACGAGAAGTCCGGGCTGCTCAAGCGCTCTTCCTACCTCGACGTGCTCATGTCCGAGACGCGCCGCGCGGTGGCGCAGAGCGCCACCTCCACGCTCATGCTGGTGCACTTCGGCAAATCGTCTTCGCTGGTGAAGGAGATCGGCGAGCAGGCGGTCGAGAACATGATGACGCAGCTCGGCCAGGCCATCTGCTCACACGTGCGGCAGAACGACGTCGCCATCCGCTACGAGCTCACCACCATCGCCGTGGTGCTCGCCGACACCAACGACAAGAACGCGTTCTTCGTGGTGGACAAGCTGCGCAAGGTGCTGGGCACGGTGAAAGTCCCCGGCACCGACAAGCCGCCGCCCATGACCGTCGGCATCGCCGAAGCCGTGATGCAAGGGAAGTTCGATCCCGTCGACGTCGTCACCGAAGTCATCAATCGCGCCGATGATGCGCTCGACGCCGCCAAAGCCGAAGGCCCCGGCACCGCAAAATCCATCGCCGCCGAACTCGAAGTCGCTGCCGTGGCCTAGTTTTGTGATTACCGTGCCGTAGGCACGTCTGAATCTAGCCCAGCGCTTCAGCGCTGGGTTACAGCGGAACCACATGTGCGAGTCCCGGAGGGACGACTGAAGTACGTCGCTAATACTCGCGACCGTCTTCATGGCGCTCGTACTGAAGAGGCGCTCGGCCGAATCTAGCCACTAGCCACTGACCACGAGCCACTTTCCGGAGGCTTCCCTTGCAAGAAACACCACAGCAATACACCGCGCGCATGCTGGCCCACACCGAAGGCCACACCGGCGGAAAGCACGCGCTGCGCTTGCAGCAGGCCACACCAAAAAAACTGGCAGCGCTTGTCAA is part of the Acidobacteriota bacterium genome and encodes:
- the trxA gene encoding thioredoxin — translated: MASNSTFEVTDQNFEQDVLKSDKPVLVDFWAAWCGPCKALAPIVDELATQFEGKVKVGKMDVDRNPSTPMRYQVRGIPTLIIYKDGQVKEQIVGYVAKEKIEQAMEKYV
- the lexA gene encoding transcriptional repressor LexA yields the protein MALTKRQKQVYDFIADFVARNGYSPSFEEIGQGMELSSLATVHKHVSNLEKKGLLKRDYNRSRSIDILAPKGALKKSLAAAAAAASVGAGMSLPLMGRIAAGRPVETLENPETISLADITRSRDVYVLEVTGESMIDEHIMSGDYVLVEKTNTARSGEMVVALVEGSETTLKRMYKEDAQIRLQPSNATMPPIVLPAQSVAVQGRVIGVLRKY
- a CDS encoding amino acid permease, which codes for MPINQPQTQDGNEAGLRRELSAGQMAMVAVGGSIGTGLLLGSGAAIKLAGPSVIVSYVLAALIMGVVALAMGEMASVHPAAGSFGVYGELYLNPWAGFVSRYGYWLAMVGSIGSEMVAAATYARYWFPGVPAWVLVLGFGGLLVGVNLRPVRSYAWFEYWFAMLKVVTIVGFMALGAAFLGSGRVAPHYTADGGFFPHGMVAPLIATAFAIFTFGGVEMVAISSGEARSPQEVARATKIMFAMLASIYIGAITVLVGVMPWQQAGVAESPFVTVFRQAGLTRASDVMNFVVLTAALSGANASLYVAARMGFSLARTGYAPAGLGKLTRHGSPLRSLLASSAGIAGAAWITARYPETAFLHMLGVALFCGAIAWMVALAAHIVFRRRMSREQVAALALRVPGGAVSSALAFVGMGAAVCAMWVTPLRMTLTSGVAALAALTVAYFVTRGMRARAAIGQK
- a CDS encoding diguanylate cyclase; amino-acid sequence: MADIAKRLEKADKYLQKGKQKDALEEYLAILDDDPNQDAVRQSAADLCIALGDPGEAAKHLSTLFDRQAQSGNAAGALNTYKKLVRAGQPTVDQVLKHAQFAEKKGDKKEATEGFHAAAKALLAAGRKKDAATAYKSLVVLEPSLDNWKQFADLSAETGDAKAAGEAYFQAAELEKKAGADPLATLARGYGLDAANTPLAIAYGAALTDNQQAAAAIAILEPLATMANSAPEAREPYARALIGADRPLEAEPFVWELFEKDPARYMDSVGLIVGALISAEHHGKALALSHKLEEHEIKRGRRREYVEFIKGVTEAHPPAPEFLEYLVEIFNASNREADYCNTLVKLFELYYAMGNFLKASDSLDRAAEVDPYEPGHKKRLEMVRGKIDLNRFNTIANRFAAAGGGPGDDQPQQKMPESEPTVLEDFILQAEIYIQYGMRSKAIERLERVNKLFPHEEDKNEKLRNLYMNAGMVPKYDGAPATPAPASSRGPAQAAAAPPAPMPQPMHDESAVDNISRVTEITRNIYRQSNVKGVLFAAVNDVGRHFGASRCIAGLCVPGKPPSAALEYCAPGVKQSDVMAIVKLLGILQQIAMEQGFVSLPDAPAAPELGPVLPFLNQLDIRSILAVPLLDGDEQAGMIILEQCGKTREWRETDIVVLRTIADQTALACSNAKLRSLMKTLAVTDEKSGLLKRSSYLDVLMSETRRAVAQSATSTLMLVHFGKSSSLVKEIGEQAVENMMTQLGQAICSHVRQNDVAIRYELTTIAVVLADTNDKNAFFVVDKLRKVLGTVKVPGTDKPPPMTVGIAEAVMQGKFDPVDVVTEVINRADDALDAAKAEGPGTAKSIAAELEVAAVA